DNA sequence from the Hemibagrus wyckioides isolate EC202008001 linkage group LG20, SWU_Hwy_1.0, whole genome shotgun sequence genome:
CAACTCAATATTGAACATATGAGTATGAGGTGgtcaaaaaaaagtcaaaaaatatttactattCCACAGTCAGCAACTTTAGATTGATGTTCCTATCACAGAAGGTGAgcctgtttcatttcattcagaaCATTACCCACTgattgtgtatttaaaaaaaaaaaaaaaaagacaaggttGCTGCATTGTTGTTCTGTTTTTAACATTTGTGACCAGGTTTCAACTGCATGCTGGCCAATGGAAAAATTATTGCTGAGCACAATGTCCAAAAGGTCTTCTCCCCTTTATACCCACTCATTATACATTCCATCACCAATAGGAAACACCAAATATATAGTTAAACATGTTATGTATCAAACCCACCAAACTCCCTGAGATCCTTCCTGCACAGTTCAATAGTTCTGCTGCAAATCAAACAAACCTGATCCAGCTAACTAATGTCTTTTCAAAATAGTATGTATGTTTTTCACACGCATGTTTGCATTTTCAAgagttttaaatgttaaatttttCAAGTGTCAAAAAATGTTTGATATTACATATTTCAATTCACTATGGTTTTGTCATATTTGTTGTAACACTATATGTGAACATAAGGAAATGCAAAGATAATGTCCAAAAATATCACAATGGTATGACAGACAAGATGAAATCCAAACTACTGATTAGCTGAATCAGATGTGGTCAATTTGGGTGAAATTCAAACTTTTCAAAATATCTTGAAAAAATGTTGAAAACCACTGCTATAGGTGAGCCTTTATGTCTTTTCAAGTCATATGTAATGGGCTACATGTAGAAAGTCACATTATATGCTGATCCACATcacaaaaaaatgttctttaagaATCTGCTGCTTTTCCTGCACATTAACATCTGAATCCATCTTATCCTTTAGAGGTAACAGGCTGAAAAAGCAGCAATGCTAGCTTTCTCCCTCCTGCACCCAGCAGAGAGAGTTGTGCATGGAACAAGAAAACATATGCCGGTGTAGCAGCACTCATTGGTGTTTGGTCTTATGGGACTCTGAGCTTGTATCTGGTGGAGAAGAGGTTGGATTGAACCACAAACATAGCAAGATGATGAGATGGCAGACGTGCAGGGACAAAGAGCTGTAGATAGTGGAGGGATACGTGTTCCATGACAGCTCTATCAGACCCAGTATCAACACCCTGAgggacagaaagaagaaaagatatacataataaaaaaagaaaaaaatagacagACATAGTGAGAAACATAATGAATAGATATGTAAGACAGAGAAAGCATATCagagaggaaaataaacagaaaaacagtggACAACAAGAACAGGTGAGAAGAGAGAGGCCAGTAGTATCTGCAACTTACACTTACAAACAAGTGAAatgttgtaaagaaaaaaagcagcacACATGATCGCTTCATTTGTATGTGTGGGTATGCATGCGTGTTCTCACCTGAGCAGGTGAGCCAGTTTCTTCACCCCACCGCTCCACAGTAGGTATGGCAGAGTGTGAAAATACCAAACATAGAACTGGTAGTGCAGCGAGCGGCAGAAGCACATGCCAATGAAGTTGGAAGAGAACAATATGAGAACGATCTGTGAGAGTCAGTTAGGGAGCACTGAACTGTTGATCAGGAAATACAACAAAATACAAGTCAGGCAAAAGGGGAGAAAACTAACACTCGGTTTGGCCCTCATATAAAGAGATAGCAGCTGAGCTTTCCAGATTTAAATGCGTTTGTTAGGTTTCTTCGAAATGCATACAAGTCAATTATGTTCATATAAATCAACTTTTAGATTGAGACACACAAAAGATATGATCAGCACTGAGCTTCTGTGTCATTGGCTTCCTCTCGGAAGGATCTTTGAAAAGAGCCCAAACATTGCTCCCTGACCTgtaaaacacagagacacacacacagtgtacaaaTATGTCTGCATTTTCTTTAGGAATGAATTTATAGCACAGGATGGAGGTTACATAGACTagtagacagacacacagacagtacaGAAACCAGATAAATGTACTCTGTTAGCCTGCACACTTGGGGAaagcatttttttcattttcttttgctttattAAAGGTAAATCAGTTGTATGTGTCAAAGAGGTCAATCAAGACTTGTTTTCGAACAGTAATAAAGCCAGTGTTATATGGCGTTACACCGAGTTTAATATGGTGTTAAGATGCTCCTGTAGACTTAGTAAAACTTAGTAGTCATGCAACCCCTACCACAGAAGTCTTTTGTCATTGTGGACCACCCTACCTCTTCCATCTCCTCAAAGCAAAACAGAGAAGTGTTGCCAGGTGTGCGAATAACAGCACCAGGTGGAAGTACCTAAAGAAGAAACTGCATGTTAAAACATGTGCATGGACATGTTCTTTTCAATTGTATTTGCTCCCATAATTCTGATAAATTATTGGGGATAGTGTCCCAAAAAAAGATTTCCTTTTCACACAGaaacacttacatacacacagtttacaaaaataaatgcatataaCCTAACTTAGAGCTGAGGAGTGAAGAGAATACCTGCTGAGGAAAATGTCCTCTGGCAAGAAGCGCCAGTTCACTGTCCACTCAAACAGAAATTGACGGCCCAGATCAAACGCCCTGGTCATGTAGCCTAAAGGATTCACCAAGAGGAAGGGCAAACCTAACACAAGCTGAGCACACAGGGACGTAAAGGAAGTTAAGAGATTAAGCACAAAAGACTATActatataaacaaattatttgtaattattgttttttaatcaagaaAGTGATTTTGCTGTGAGTATATTAAACCTGTAAGCTGGCCCTGCATTCATAGTAGAAAACAAGAGCCTTTGTGATGCAGCTGTGATTTCAGCAACAAGTGACCAGCGAATAGAGACTTAATTCTATGCAAATTGGGTATGATGTGGTAAAACAACAAGTTCAAATGATTGTCTAATATATATAACTCATACAGTTGCCTGTATCCAACTTAGCTACTAACACTTCTACCTGGAACTTAAAAACAGGCTGGAAATTGAATGTCAGTGAGTTGTGTGATGCTTAAATGtcttgtgaaaatgtgtgtgagacctggATGATGGCACAGAGTGTGAGCCTGGGAAGGGTCTTTATCAGTCCAAACTCTGACAGGAGGATAAAGAGGAGTCCTGGAGCGAAGAGCATCACGTTCATCTTCACTGACACAGCTAGACTGTTCACATTACAGAATGTAGTATTTACAGAATTGTATGCACATATACAATCACTGCAGATGATTAACTCAGTCATGACATGTTAAGCTTTACATTTTCAAAAGCCATGTAAAACTAGGCCTTCATTTTtctgttagattttttttattttatcctgaATGCCATCTATCCGTCCAACCCCATACTGGTCCATGCCCTTTTACCTATAGAGGGCACAGCCCAGGGTCCAGTGTGCATCCAGAATTAGGTTGACTGCTCCAAACAGCAGCATCATGGCCACAGGGTCATTAAAGAGTCGCAACACGAAGATGGAGTGGATTCGATATGATGCGCagcacacaaagaaaaaaacatatggTGGTACCTGAAGAGACAAGAAGATAAATGTTTATACATAGTGAGAGTTATGGTGAAGATAAAGGTTGATGCATACATCGTCAATAAGTTTGCATTTTGTTAAAATATCTTCTTGTTTAATGGGACTTTCTGCAGACGGACACCAAAACAAGTTTAAAAATTTGATACATGACCTCTTACATAGTTCAAATTGGTTGTATTACCCTTTTAATAAAACAAGCACATGTAAATCTCATTAACAAATGTCCTACAAAACCAAATCAGATTTTTACACTCATAGCACAAGATATAATTGGCATAATTTGCCTAAAATATTTAGGCTTTGTGTTAATCAAACATGGGACTCCATCCCTTTTTGATTGTACCATACATTTGATGAAGAATTAGTGGCTATGTATTCCAGGTTAGTGTTTATTTTAGGAAAGACAACCCATCCACTTGAGCTAGGCCAATTtaatgcatgtctgtgtgtcctTAGCAGTTCTCACCTTCTTTGTACGGTGGTAGATGCGGAAGACCAAAAAGAGAGTGATGAGATAGAAGCTAGCAAACAAATACTGTGCCAGTCTAATATTCAGCCCCTGGTCTGTAATATAGTAAAGCACAGAGAAAATGTACACAAATCCAGCTGGGTacctaaaaacacaaacacacacacacacacacacacaatgggtTAAAACATTTCATCCAGTGATACAGCTAATCATTCACGCTTCCATTTAATTGAGACAATAAtatgaatgtgtatgtttttaagAGAAAGAGGGGCAAAAAGATTAAGATAGAACAAGATACAACAAAGTCAACAGTAAACTGAGCAGTGTTATACAGAAAACCCTGAATTGAACACCTATGGCCTGCACGGTTGAATGAAACTTACACTAGAGGCCCTGTGTCTCCCTTTAGCTGGGTATAGTCGTAGGTGCCATTTATGACGCCCTCGACCTCATCCATGTAGGCTTTCCAATCAATCTCTGTATCTGTGGAGGCAGACAGTGTGTTTATAACATAAATCAGTGATTAGGCAGGCTTTAGTATTCTGCAAAGGATAATGCAACAACTGTGAGCACATTTTTGCTCATTTACATGGGCATTTTGAAAATCAGGTCATATGAATTGGTGGCATATTCCACAATCAAGTAGCTTGAAGAA
Encoded proteins:
- the alg3 gene encoding dol-P-Man:Man(5)GlcNAc(2)-PP-Dol alpha-1,3-mannosyltransferase — encoded protein: MAGGKKRTARPSTFNTTVNSMWQDKHLILFKPEYTLLVAAVLWCVEIGINVWVIQKVAYTEIDWKAYMDEVEGVINGTYDYTQLKGDTGPLVYPAGFVYIFSVLYYITDQGLNIRLAQYLFASFYLITLFLVFRIYHRTKKVPPYVFFFVCCASYRIHSIFVLRLFNDPVAMMLLFGAVNLILDAHWTLGCALYSLAVSVKMNVMLFAPGLLFILLSEFGLIKTLPRLTLCAIIQLVLGLPFLLVNPLGYMTRAFDLGRQFLFEWTVNWRFLPEDIFLSRYFHLVLLFAHLATLLCFALRRWKRSGSNVWALFKDPSERKPMTQKLSADQIVLILFSSNFIGMCFCRSLHYQFYVWYFHTLPYLLWSGGVKKLAHLLRVLILGLIELSWNTYPSTIYSSLSLHVCHLIILLCLWFNPTSSPPDTSSESHKTKHQ